The Pseudomonas alkylphenolica genomic sequence GGACTCTCACCGAAGGCGCTTCTGGCTTTGTTCAGCTGTGCCCGGCTCATGGCGGCGGCAATCTTGGCTTTTTTCAGCGCGGCATCGGCCGCGGCGGCTTTCTGTGCCTTGACCCGCTCGATGGCGGCTTTGATCGGGTCATCGCTGGTTACGGCCTGCTCCGGGGTGTTGCTGGCGGCGCTGCGTTGACTGCGGGCGGCACGTTCGGCTTGCTTGCGCGCTTCTTCGCGCTGCAGGCGGCTGTTGCGCAATTCAAAGCGACGGCGGGCATGATTGCGTTTGGCGCTGCGGGCGGCCAGGGCCTCGGCGTCCTGGGCCATGCCACCGACAATCGGGATGATGTTGCTGGTTGCGCTCAGTGGCAGCAGGTCAATGCAATCCACCGGGCAGGGCGCCACGCACAGGTCGCAGCCAGTGCACTCAGCACTGATCACGGTGTGCATCAATTTGGCGGCACCGACAATGGCATCCACCGGGCAGGCCTGGATGCATTTGGTACAGCCAATGCATTCGGCTTCGCGGATAAAGGCGACCTGGGGCGGCGCGCTACCGCGCTCAGGATCCAGGGCTATGATCGGCACCTGCAGCAGGCTGGCCAGGGCGGCGATGGTTTCGTTGCCGCCTGGCGGGCATTTATTGATCGCTTCGCCCTTGGCCAGGCCCTCTGCATAGGGCTTGCAACCAGGGTGACCACATTTGCCGCATTGGGTCTGCGGCAGCAGGGCGTCGATGCGTTGAATCAGACTCATGATGTAAATAATCCGTTGAAGCCGAGAAACGCCAAGGCCATCACGCCCGCGCCGATCAACTCTGCAGGCAGACCGCGAAAGCTCTCGGGCATCGCCTCGTTGTCACTGCGTTGACGCAGATCGGCGAACAGGCTCAAAGCCAGCCAGAATCCCAGACCACCGCCCAGGCTCCAGGCCAGGGTCTGCAGTGCACCGTAGGCGCCTTCAATGACCTGCAGGCTCAAGCCTAGCAGTGCCACATTGCCCAGCAGTAACGGCATCAGCCCGTCGAAGGGCAGGCTTGGCAACGCTCGAGACAA encodes the following:
- a CDS encoding Rnf-Nqr domain containing protein; its protein translation is MSEFILALISAALVNNLVLHQGLAIDPALHPSAGQDRRRLHALGLATLTLLVLAVTLGQLLYHYLLQPLQLGYLRLFVLLPLCVLLIEPLLGLLSRALPSLPFDGLMPLLLGNVALLGLSLQVIEGAYGALQTLAWSLGGGLGFWLALSLFADLRQRSDNEAMPESFRGLPAELIGAGVMALAFLGFNGLFTS